Part of the Drosophila kikkawai strain 14028-0561.14 chromosome 3L, DkikHiC1v2, whole genome shotgun sequence genome is shown below.
TGAATTGCTACGATGTCCTGACCATGACCTCGGATGTCTTTGAGCAGTACACCATCATTACTGGTGGCTACTTGCCCGAGATCGAGCGGTTCAAGATGATCGAGGCCTATGTCACTGTTAATGGTCTGATTGATTCCGATCCAGCCAAGACCTCGGAGGTTGAAGTGCACCGTAAGAAAGAGGGCGATAGTGGCATTGGTGAGTTGGTGGCCGCAAAAACATCATCCGATGACGACGAGCAAGAGTCTTCTGAGAATGAGGAATCAGAGGACAAGGAAGAGGATGAGGCTAAGGAACGTGGCACGGTTgaaagaaataatacaaaaataaaagtgctGCACTCGAAATATGTAGAAATGCTGCTGAGCCACATAAAGTTCAATAAGATGATGAAGAGCGAATTTTACCACATCGTTGGCAAGTCTCCATTGTTGACCTTTAAAGAGAAATACGAAAATATGTACCTAACTCAACCAGATAAACTGGAATAATATCATAAAGATTTATaaatctttattaaattaatctaAAAAACGATTATTCGTTGCGttataaaaatgaattcattgaagtaaaaatgtaaatgtaaaatgcattaatttatgTTGAACATAACAATtgtgttataaaaataaagtaaaatatatacaaaatgctaaataaaaaCTTCAAGCTAATTATTTTACCACAAATTTCTTTTCGggctgttttttttaataaataattacaattatatGTACTATACCAAAGTAGTTTAACCCCATTTAGTTACGGACTTGAATACTTTATCGTTTTTTGCCGTGTGTTCCTAAACTAATGATAAATTTCCTAACGTGTGAAACAATCCAGTTCCAGCAGGAATCATAGAATGGAATggaattgaaatggaaaaattCTTTTCGTAGCTCCGGTCTTTTTGAAGTGAATGTGGTTGGGGTTGGTTGTGCCGACAGAAGCGAGGTATGTACGTGTGTGTTAATGTAGTATATAAGCAAATAAGCATAAGTTGGATGTTTTAGTTGGTactcgatttttttttaactaataaAACATTAACAGCTTATGAAATATGTTggacaaaaagaaaacttacCAAAAAAGAGACGGAGACGTTACATACCGACGATTTAGTTTCATCATTTCGTACGATTAAGGGGGTTCCCGGAAATGAGACTTGCACAaacgaataatttaaatgcttaattttattttcgatttatAAATGCTTTTTATAAGACAAATTTTGGACAATATAAACTTAACacaatagaaaaataatatttatatacacaaatgtatgtatgtttataGTACTTTCAGGAAATCAATCGTGCTATCCAAAAGAAAACCAATATGGATGCTTGGTAAGTATGTAATAAACTAACTAAAACACCTCCTCA
Proteins encoded:
- the LOC108073814 gene encoding kelch-like protein 40b, encoding MDVWLQPVFANLIENKKFSDCRILVENEAFDCHKVILASCSEFFERLFLGSFQEAKSDEIRLQEIKAKTFAMFIQYVYTYSKEKLNECSNSMIMDLLTCGTRWLVDSIVSECVKILKGRVNDMMLDDLLDLFQNAHSINHQELIEISVKFLRSRFSTAMNCYDVLTMTSDVFEQYTIITGGYLPEIERFKMIEAYVTVNGLIDSDPAKTSEVEVHRKKEGDSGIGELVAAKTSSDDDEQESSENEESEDKEEDEAKERGTVERNNTKIKVLHSKYVEMLLSHIKFNKMMKSEFYHIVGKSPLLTFKEKYENMYLTQPDKLE